The Cucumis melo cultivar AY chromosome 5, USDA_Cmelo_AY_1.0, whole genome shotgun sequence genome has a segment encoding these proteins:
- the LOC103485917 gene encoding conserved oligomeric Golgi complex subunit 1, whose translation MGGPSASSIDGGGGYRDAESLFRTKPISEIRKVESSTRAQIQSKQEELRQLVGNRYRDLIDSADSIVLMKSTSHSISSNLSSIHLSIRSLSSSDLLTHLPSNNHVRVTLYAIACRVKYLVDTPENIWGCLDESMFLEAAVRHLRAKHVQQALTTHNADSDRKFLSNFPLLQHHWQIVESFKSQISQRSRERLLDRGLGVGAYADALAAVAVIDELEPKQVLSLFLDTRKSWISQKLGTCGSNAAWSVVVSVFCEILAIIQVSIGQVGELFLQVLNDMPLFYKVILSSPPASQLFGGIPNPDEEVRLWKLFRDTLESVMVMLEKDYIAKTCSSWLRECGREIVSQINGRFLIDAFGSGQDLSSAEKLIRETMESKEVLEGSLDWLKSVFGSEIELPWSRMRELVLEDDSDLWDDIFEDAFARRMKTIIDSRFMEMIKVVNIAESVHLTEDVLSNHGYLNRASTGGGVWFVEFNAKKTCPTVGAKASVEESDFNNCINAYFGPEVSRIRDAFESCCQSVLKDLLSFIESPKASIRLKDLAPYLQNKCYESMSTILVELEKEIDNLYSNMENSRTASQPVSLAPVVERSIFIGRLLFAFQNHLKHIGLILGSPKFWVNDTPSSVFDKHSSLLRQSKGVPDSPLYVNSPGRQMSTDFRRQTSLATAALLGTKETASSKLEELNRVTHDLSVKSHSLWMLWLCNELSAILSRDLARDDALLSATPLRGWEETIIKQEQSSESQSDMKIALPSMPSLYIISFLFRACEEIHRIGGHVIEKIIIRKFATTLLEKVIGIYGDFISSMEVGGPQVSEKGVLQVLLDIRFTADILCGGHSNMSEELSKNPRVKYALRRKQDISEEKSVIRDRVNALTDRLSRRLDPIDWQTYEPYLWENERQTYLRHAVLFGFFVQLNRMYTDTVQKLPSNSESNIMRCLTVPRFKYLPISAPVLSSKGGMKATVPTPSDDISSRNSWKAFTNGDLPQKMDLNDNSSFGVAAPLFKSFMQVGSRFGESTLKLGSMLTDSQVGIFKDRSAAAMSTFGDILPAQAAGLLSSFTASRSDS comes from the exons ATGGGAGGACCTTCAGCTTCCTCTATTGATGGAGGAGGAGGTTACCGAGATGCCGAATCTCTCTTCCGAACGAAACCCATTTCCGAAATTCGTAAGGTTGAATCCTCCACCCGTGCCCAGATCCAATCCAAGCAAGAAGAGTTACGGCAACTTGTCGGTAATCGTTACCGAGATCTGATAGACTCCGCCGACTCCATCGTTCTTATGAAGTCCACTTCTCATTCTATTTCTTCCAATCTCTCTTCCATTCATCTTTCCATCCGTTCCCTTTCATCTTCTGATTTGCTCACGCATCTTCCTTCTAATAATCATGTTCGTGTTACCCTTTACGCCATTGCTTGTCGGGTTAAGTATCTTGTTGATACCCCTGAGAATATTTGGGGTTGTCTTGACGAGTCCATGTTTCTCGAAGCCGCTGTTCGTCATCTCCGTGCGAAGCATGTGCAACAAGCTTTGACGACCCATAATGCTGATTCTGACCGTAAGTTTCTCTCCAATTTTCCTCTGCTTCAGCACCATTGGCAGATAGTGGAGAGCTTCAAATCTCAGATTTCACAGCGTAGCCGGGAGAGATTGCTTGATCGTGGACTTGGGGTTGGAGCTTATGCGGACGCTCTGGCTGCTGTTGCGGTTATTGATGAGCTTGAGCCGAAGCAAGTACTCAGTTTGTTTCTTGATACGAGGAAGTCTTGGATTTCTCAAAAATTAGGTACGTGTGGGAGTAATGCAGCTTGGTCTGTTGTTGTATCTGTGTTCTGCGAGATTTTGGCTATAATTCAGGTTAGTATAGGACAGGTGGGTGAATTGTTTTTGCAAGTTTTGAATGATATGCCATTGTTTTACAAAGTTATATTAAGTTCACCACCTGCATCGCAATTGTTTGGTGGAATTCCCAATCCGGATGAGGAAGTTAGGCTCTGGAAGTTATTCAGGGATACGTTAGAGTCTGTAATGGTCATGCTTGAGAAAGATTACATTGCTAAGACTTGTTCGAGCTGGCTAAGAGAATGTGGAAGAGAAATCGTCAGCCAGATCAATGGAAGGTTTTTGATCGATGCCTTTGGAAGTGGCCAGGATCTCTCTTCTGCTGAGAAATTAATAAGAGAGACAATGGAAAGTAAGGAAGTCTTGGAAGGAAGTTTGGATTGGTTAAAAAGTGTTTTCGGGTCTGAAATTGAGTTGCCGTGGAGTAGAATGAGGGAGCTTGTTTTGGAAGATGACTCAGACCTATGGGATGATATATTTGAAGATGCATTTGCTCGCAGGATGAAAACTATTATTGACTCAAGATTCATGGAAATGATTAAAGTGGTTAATATTGCAGAATCGGTTCATCTAACTGAGGATGTTTTAAGTAATCATGGGTACTTAAATAGAGCCTCTACTGGTGGTGGTGTTTGGTTTGTAGAGTTTAATGCTAAGAAAACCTGTCCAACTGTGGGGGCAAAAGCATCTGTAGAAGAGAGTGATTTTAATAATTGCATCAATGCTTATTTTGGTCCAGAAGTCAGTCGTATCAGAGATGCATTTGAGAGCTGTTGTCAGAGTGTGCTTAAGGATCTCTTAAGTTTCATAGAATCTCCGAAGGCATCAATAAGGTTAAAAGATCTGGCACCTTATCTTCAGAATAAGTGCTATGAAAGCATGTCAACCATATTGGTGGAACTTGAAAAAGAGATTGATAATCTATATAGTAACATGGAAAATAGTAGGACTGCTAGTCAGCCTGTTAGTCTTGCTCCGGTTGTTGAGAGATCAATTTTCATTGGTCGTCTTCTATTTGCATTTCAAAATCACTTGAAGCACATTGGTCTCATCCTTGGTTCACCAAAATTTTGGGTCAATGACACGCCATCCTCTGTTTTTGACAAGCACTCTTCATTACTGCGACAATCCAAAGGGGTTCCCGATTCTCCTCTATATGTTAATTCTCCTGGAAGACAGATGTCTACTGACTTTAGAAGACAAACATCACTAGCAACGGCTGCGTTGCTTGGAACTAAAGAAACTGCCAGCTCAAAACTAGAAGAACTAAATAGAGTTACTCATGATCTTTCTGTAAAGTCTCACAGCTTGTGGATGTTATGGTTGTGTAATGAGCTTTCTGCCATTCTCTCTAGAGATCTTGCCCGAGATGATGCCCTACTGTCAGCAACTCCCTTGAGG GGCTGGGAAGAGACGATAATCAAGCAAGAACAATCTTCTGAGAGTCAATCAGATATGAAAATTGCTCTTCCATCAATGCCTTCTCTTTACATAATTTCCTTTCTGTTCCGTGCATGTGAAGAAATTCACAGAATTGGAGGTCACGTTATTGAGAAGATAATTATTCGAAAATTTGCGACAACCCTCCTGGAAAAg GTTATAGGTATTTATGGGGACTTCATTTCATCTATGGAAGTTGGTGGGCCTCAAGTGTCAGAAAAAGGTGTCTTGCAGGTTCTATTAGATATAAGGTTCACTGCTGATATTTTATGTGGAGGCCACTCTAATATGAGTGAAGAGTTGTCCAAAAACCCCAGGGTAAAGTATGCCCTCAGAAGGAAGCAGGATATTAGTGAGGAAAAATCAGTTATTAGAGACCGCGTGAATGCATTAACTGATCGTCTTTCAAGAAGGCTTGATCCTATTGACTGGCAAAC GTATGAGCCATATCTCTGGGAAAATGAAAGACAGACATATCTTCGACATGCTGTCCTTTTTGGATTCTTTGTGCAGCTCAATAGGATGTATACAGACACTGTTCAGAAATTGCCAAGCAATTCAGAATCCAATATCATGAGATGCTTGACTGTTCCTCGTTTTAAATATCTTCCCATCAG TGCTCCAGTCTTGTCTTCAAAAGGAGGAATGAAGGCTACTGTTCCAACGCCTTCGGATGATATCTCCTCAAGAAACTCCTGGAAAGCTTTTACGAACGGGGATCTTCCTCAAAAAATGGATTTGAATGATAACTCCAGTTTTGGGGTAGCAGCTCCGTTATTTAAATCTTTCATGCAG GTTGGAAGCAGATTTGGTGAGAGCACCCTAAAACTTGGGTCCATGTTGACTGATAGCCAAGTTGGCATATTTAAAGATAGATCAGCAGCTGCAATGTCTACATTTGGTGATATTCTACCTGCACAAGCTGCAggtcttctttcttccttcacTGCTTCCAGATCAGATTCTTGA